A genomic region of Bactrocera dorsalis isolate Fly_Bdor chromosome 3, ASM2337382v1, whole genome shotgun sequence contains the following coding sequences:
- the LOC105221969 gene encoding transmembrane protein 177, with translation MKKSPVVKRGIMGFFQTPTGRNVVLYATGATTLGLFVVNFMPHTICLKYYKDFVQCYQNGIPRPVTEKVKERLEKALDVLQVEAYERKIIKPFTVFGFDLFQAGSTKYRFGGALGIPVNYAYSDPKDINRQDIRFRDQTIDWNTDAGKLLQDAIVLTEDEQLFGLCKSVLQLQTHRVLLNSLFPSISFLTMYTIGHYLNLRMNLLAGPFSLRLVMYTILGLFGVGSWSFMKDFNQVRYDTEIDKKLCNLGPQYVEAGASYYGKLLKKNMALRELIGDDTYSARGNVNYFLRQKSLPLTVHKSYFEEKLQELRQKTQTPTEMQN, from the exons atgaAGAAATCACCTGTCGTAAAGCGTGGCATAATGGGTTTCTTTCAAACACCAACTGGACGAAATGTGGTACTATATGCCACAGGTGCCACCACCTTGGGACTGTTCGTAGTCAATTTTATGCCGCAtacaatatgtttgaaatactACAAGGATTTCGTGCAATGCTATCA GAATGGTATACCACGTCCGGTGACCGAAAAGGTGAAGGAACGTTTGGAAAAGGCATTGGACGTACTTCAGGTGGAAGCATATGAACGCAAAATTATCAAACCATTCACCGTTTTTGGTTTTGATCTGTTCCAAGCCG GTTCAACAAAGTATCGTTTTGGCGGTGCGCTAGGAATTCCGGTGAATTATGCATATTCAGACCCAAAAGATATAAATCGGCAAGATATACGCTTTCGCGATCAAACTATAGATTGGAACACAGACGCCGGAAAACTCTTGCAAGATGCCATAGTTTTGACAGAAGATGAGCAACTATTTGGATTGTGTAAATCTGTGCTACAACTACAAACACATCGAGTTCTATTGAATTCATTATTTCCAAGCATTTCATTTCTAACCATGTATACGATTGGTCATTACTTGAATTTACGAATGAACTTGCTTGCAGGACCTTTCAGC TTGCGACTGGTGATGTATACGATATTGGGATTGTTTGGTGTTGGTAGTTGGTCTTTTATGAAAGACTTCAATCAAGTTCGTTATGATACTGAAATTGACAAGAAATTGTGCAACTTGGGACCGCAATACGTAGAAGCAGGTGCGAGTTACTACGGAAagcttttgaagaaaaatatggcACTGCGAGAATTAATTGGTGACGACACATACTCAGCTAGGGGCAATGTGAATTACTTCCTCCGTCAAAAATCCCTACCATTGACTGTGCACAAATCTTATTTCGAAGAGAAACTGCAGGAGTTGcgacaaaaaacacaaacaccAACAGAAATGCAAAACTAA
- the LOC105221970 gene encoding gamma-secretase subunit pen-2, which yields MDISKVTNEKKLQLCRTYFIAGLAFLPFLWTINVFWFFNDAFRAPAFPEQKRIKKFVISSLIGALIWSVILITWIIIFQTKRAEWGEMADRMSFIIPLGIA from the exons ATGGATATTTCTAAAGTAACCAACGAGAAAAAACTTCAGCTCTGTCGAACTTATTTCATAG CTGGCTTGGCTTTTTTACCCTTTTTATGGACGATAAACgtcttttggttttttaatgaTGCATTTCGCGCACCTGCTTTCCCAGaacaaaaaagaataaagaaat TTGTGATTTCGTCGCTGATAGGTGCACTGATTTGGTCAGTTATACTTATAACCTGGATAATTATATTCCAAACAAAGCGTGCTGAATGGGGGGAGATGGCGGATAGAATGAGTTTCATTATTCCACTGGGTATTGCTTAA
- the LOC105221968 gene encoding otefin translates to MSEIDNLESLSNADLRKQCIKHGLPNVPITDSSRNILIKKLRASLSGSPASQTKKTPRRETIHVAKTTEAAIETKEVKAEPERRTPSRGANRRTFAGTPTFESQKPSENQTSENLTPAPIGARRRSTRDHEIPPSQKEQKSTKTYNPVVILESDEEDQDLLLAAEQVEQRSKSSLAREEANVRSRSSRSVSLSKTGVVTTSFNQPTVHPIAEVPQIPIRRETTESISHEIYKPQISANSGRFSLHSNLMQPNIGIGLNKDRDVPNTLHSRYSTNTLSSGLYSSKATPLYTEQSDDNEEAEGYETPFLSSFARNLERIKTDGVVLNKPSSIGGSDIGREYVSPRPVQPSRRYEISGRRPTKVSVTDSFRQLLIALDRKYNLRLYLVLVTVFLIMAFIFVMVYQ, encoded by the exons ATGTCTGAAATTGATAATTTAGAGTCCTTGAGCAACGCAGATTTGCGCAAACAGTGCATTAAACATGGTTTACCAAACGTTCCGATTACAGATTCAAGTAGAAATATACTTATAAAGAAATTACGCGCTTCGCTGTCGGGCTCGCCGGCttcacaaacaaagaaaacccCACGCCGCGAAACTATTCACGTTGCAAAAACAACCGAGGCGGCAATCGAGACTAAAGAAGTGAAAGCTGAACCAGAACGGCGTACTCCAAGTAGAGGAGCGAATAGACGTACATTTGCCGGAACACCAACATTTGAGTCGCAGAAACCAAGTGAAAATCAAACATCAGAAAATCTTACGCCAGCACCTATTGGGGCACGTCGTCGCTCAACTCGCGATCATGAAATCCCACCTTCACAAAAGGAGCAAAAATCAACTAAAACCTATAATCCTGTAGTAATACTGGAAAGCGATGAAGAGGATCAAGATTTATTATTGGCTGCTGAGCAAGTAGAACAAAGGTCAAAATCATCGCTGGCTCGAGAAGAAGCTAATGTTCGTTCGCGTTCATCACGTTCGGTCTCTTTATCGAAAACGGGTGTAGTTACCACATCATTCAATCAACCAACAGTTCACCCAATTGCTGAAGTACCACAG atTCCAATACGGCGGGAAACAACTGAAAGCATATCACACGAAATATATAAGCCACAAATAAGTGCAAACAGTGGACGCTTCAGCTTGCATTCCAACTTAATGCAACCGAATATTGGAATTGGCCTAAACAAAGATAGAGATGTACCAAATACATTGCACTCACGTTACAGTACAAACACGCTAAGTAGTGGATTATACTCATCGAAGGCTACACCTCTGTACACTGAACAAAGTGATGATAATGAGGAAGCAGAGGGTTATGAAACTCCATTTTTGAGCAGTTTTGCTCGTAACTTGGAACGTATTAAAACAGATGGGGTGGTTTTAAATAAACCCAGCTCTATTGGAGGCAGTGATATAGGCAGAGAATACGTATCACCACGGCCTGTGCAGCCTTCAAGACGATATGAAATTTCAGGACGTCGTCCGACTAAGGTCTCTGTAACCGACTCATTCCGTCAGTTACTGATCGCGTTAGATCGAAAATATAACTTGAGACTTTATTTAGTGCTTGTAACAGTATTTTTGATAATggcttttatatttgttatggTGTATCAGTAA
- the LOC105221967 gene encoding peptidyl-prolyl cis-trans isomerase-like 3, whose translation MSVTLHTDVGDIKIELFCEDCPKACQNFLALCASEYYNGCAFIRNIKGFIVQTGDPTNTGKNGKSIWGTKFEDEFKDTLKHSDRGMVSMANNGPNANASQFFITYAAQPNLDLKYTLFGRVIDGFDALDELEKLPVNPKTYRPHIEKKINSVTIHANPIAG comes from the exons ATG TCGGTAACATTACATACGGATGTGGGCGACATCAAAATTGAGCTTTTCTGTGAGGATTGTCCAAAAGCTTGTCAGAATTTTTTGGCGCTATGTGCCAGCGAATATTACAATGGCTGCGCTTTCATTCGCAATATAAAAGGTTTTATAGTACAAACAGGTGATCCTACAAATACCGGTAAAAATGGCAAATCTATTTGGGGTACCAAATTTGAAGATGAATTCAAAGACACATTGAag CACTCTGATCGCGGTATGGTTTCCATGGCAAATAATGGCCCCAATGCGAATGCCAgccaattttttataacttatgCAGCTCAACCCAATTTAGACCTCAAGTATACACTTTTTGGAAG aGTAATTGATGGTTTCGACGCATTAGACGAGTTAGAAAAACTTCCAGTAAATCCCAAAACTTATCGTCCacatattgagaaaaaaatcaacagtGTTACAATACATGCAAATCCCATAGCTGGATGA
- the LOC105221965 gene encoding small nuclear ribonucleoprotein Sm D3 yields the protein MSIGVPIKVLHEAEGHIITCETITGEVYRGKLIEAEDNMNCQMTQITVTYRDGRTANLENVYIRGSKIRFLILPDMLKNAPMFKKQTGKGLGGTAGRGKAAILRAQARGRGRGGPGGGGRGGPPTGAPGGGRGAWQGGPTGGRGRGGL from the exons ATGTCGATTGGTGTACCAATAAAAGTTTTACACGAGGCTGAAGGTCACATTATCACGTGTGAGACAATAACCGGCGAAGTATACCGGGGCAAACTCATCGAGGCTGAAGACAACATGAATTGCCAAATGACACAAATCACAGTCACATATCGTGATGGACGAACGGCAAACTTGGAAAATGTCTACATACGCGGCTCAAAAATTCGTTTCCTCATACTGCCGGACATGTTGAAGAATGCTCCAATGTTTAAAAAGCAAACTGGTAAAGGCCTGGGTGGTACGGCCGGTCGAGGGAAAGCGGCGATATTACGCGCGCAAG cACGAGGAAGAGGTCGTGGCGGCCCCGGTGGTGGTGGTAGAGGTGGTCCACCAACAGGCGCTCCTGGCGGTGGTCGTGGTGCATGGCAAGGTGGTCCAACGGGTGGACGAGGTCGTGGTGGTCTTTAA
- the LOC105221966 gene encoding LOW QUALITY PROTEIN: ornithine decarboxylase antizyme (The sequence of the model RefSeq protein was modified relative to this genomic sequence to represent the inferred CDS: deleted 1 base in 1 codon) encodes MSACLQNSKNSAALAVIDEDTASCDPTFSSSISSRREVNENALGYPSVSKARTVSSSSCATSVSNESFCISLGVGPLWWFDVPTHHRTDHDRASLLTEHSRKISVDSAGGSVFEHSRTSSECSDSDGSDSQHSSSDAQSLFSNEDCQEMVQHILQHDNPTRITIKLHVTENQFSEWESVLNPDNNILYVAMPDELPPEASKDTFISLLEFAEDKLDVDAVVLCVRKNRPDRASLFETFLIMGFQPLSRKSPLAPPSTAKASENYYFIYHIED; translated from the exons atgagTGCGTGTTTGCAAAATTCAAAGAATTCAGCCGCTTTGGCAGTCATTGATGAAGATACGGCGTCTTG cGACCCAACGTTTAGTAGTAGTATCAGTAGTAGAAGAGAAGTTAATGAAAACGCTCTTGGATACCCTAGCGTATCCAAGGCACGCACCGTCTCCTCATCATCTTGCGCTACTAGCGTCTCGAATGAGTCCTTCTGTATCTCTCTCGGCGTAGGGCCTCTGTGGTGG TTTGATGTCCCTACCCACCACAGAACTGATCACGATAGGGCGTCACTCTTAACTG AACACTCTCGGAAGATTTCTGTGGATTCAGCTGGTGGCAGTGTATTCGAACACAGCCGCACTTCGTCGGAGTGCTCTGATTCGGATGGCAGCGATTCACAACATAGCAGCAGTGATGCACAATCACTATTTTCGAACGAAGATTGCCAAGAGATGGTCCAACATATCTTGCAACATGATAATCCAACGCGTATAACCATCAAATTGCATGTCACGGAGAACCAGTTCTCGGAATGGGAATCG GTCTTAAATCCGGATAATAACATTTTGTACGTTGCAATGCCCGACGAGCTTCCCCCCGAGGCTTCGAAGGACACATTCATCTCTTTGTTGGAGTTCGCTGAAGACAAATTGGATGTCGACGCAGTTGTTTTATGTGTACGCAAGAATCGACCAGATCGCGCATCTCTCTTCGAGACTTTCTTGATAATGGGTTTCCAACCATTGTCCAGAAAATCACCATTGGCACCACCATCCACTGCTAAGGCTTCTGAGAATTATTACTTCATCTACCACATTGAAGACTAA